The Mytilus galloprovincialis chromosome 7, xbMytGall1.hap1.1, whole genome shotgun sequence genome has a window encoding:
- the LOC143083938 gene encoding uncharacterized protein LOC143083938 produces MDLKLSCVLVVLAFCASQTIAQKKTTVTGGLTKNRDIGTRVDLGISHQRKRWGFDGSVFGTSRGHRGGSLGISHKRKNFEFGGSVFGDNRGNRGAKLGFKWKFGKRSTAWNGEHFEVRVIVNHCDFNVYDINEDSVITVDEIYELFPQRTDALRLFKALDSTSVDGKVTIDEFKMMAPQVIKKCRYNKYTY; encoded by the exons ATG gaCTTAAAACTGAGTTGCGTTCTTGTAGTCTTAGCGTTTTGTGCCAGTCAAACAATCGCTCAAAAAAAGACCACAGTTACTGGAGGTTTGACCAAAAACAGAGATATTGGAACAAGGGTAGATCTTGGAATTTCCCATCAACGCAAAAGATGGGGTTTTGACGGATCAGTCTTTGGAACATCAAGAGGTCATAGAGGAGGGAGTTTAGGGATATCACACAAAcgtaaaaactttgaatttggaGGATCAGTTTTTGGAGACAATCGTGGAAATCGAGGTGCAAAATTAGGCTTCAAATGGAAGTTTGGAAAGAGATCTACAGcatgg AACGGTGAACATTTTGAAGTTCGAGTTATAGTAAACCATTGTGACTTCAATGTTTATGATATAAATGAAGACAGTGTTATCACAGTTGATGAGATCTATGAATTATTTCCTCAAAGAACTGATGCACTTAGGTTGTTCAAGGCGCTTGATTCTACCTCAG TTGATGGTAAAGTGACTATTGACGAATTCAAGATGATGGCTCCACAAgttataaagaaatgtcgataTAACAAGTATACGTATTAA
- the LOC143083936 gene encoding RING finger protein 145-like isoform X2: MIGIMRDHGSTIIGTLQRLPLLFLMDALLRMDATQMISTSVLYMSIWFLRGRNYGVNTSDLLTPAFVLAILFAIQSFHSDVKFHGMIIMMMCFEIFLVAGTVLEEVHTIVDSFLIELGVSGGGIIKTCKAVTIIIVLIICPIWVVMKFYKIGFDLGILWFLVASASWISVCIESVGSLSVYLLLVIDSFKSEPIEKLDEIMYGVRAAIGIVHIGFGLLQICFLTWNITTIQWSWFSCIILAILVYISYERVTNGWNEFQRRRTAVYRLSFLPNATQEQLHLLNDAYAICLRNMTSAMITPCNHYFHESCLQKWSYLKETCPMCNAIINTNCLVKKVV; encoded by the exons ATGATAG GTATAATGAGAGATCACGGAAGTACCATAATTGGAACGTTACAACGATTGCCGTTACTGTTCTTGATGGATGCTCTACTAAGAATGGATGCAACTCAAATGATATCGACATCTGTTTTATACATGT CGATTTGGTTTCTACGTGGGCGTAACTACGGAGTTAATACCTCGGACCTCTTAACGCCTGCCTTTGTCTTGGCTATCCTATTTGCAATCCAGTCATTTCACAGTGATGTAAAATTTCATGGTATGATCATCATGATGAtgtgttttgaaatttttcttgTTGCTGGTACTGTTCTAGAAGAAGTACACACGATCGTTGATTCGTTTTTGATAGAACTTGGAGTATCGGGAGGCGGCATTATAAAGACATGCAAAGCGGTAACAATTATCATTGTATTAATAATATGCCCAATTTGGGTggttatgaaattttataaaattggatTTGATTTAGGGATACTATGGTTTCTTGTAGCTTCTGCATCCTGGATATCAGTGTGCATTGAGTCAGTAGGGTCTCTGTCAGTTTACCTCTTGTTGGTAATAGATAGCTTTAAATCAGAACCAATTGAAAAGTTGGATGAAATAATGTATGGCGTCCGTGCGGCAATCGGAATAGTGCATATAGGGTTTGGACTTCTTCAAATATGCTTTCTCACGTGGAATATAACCACGATTCAATGGAGCTGGTTTAGTTGTATTATATTAGCTATTCTTGTTTACATTAGTTATGAGCGAGTAACCAACGGATGGAACGAATTTCAAAGGCGTCGAACTGCAGTTTACAGACTTTCATTCCTGCCAAATGCAACACAAGAACAGTTACATCTTTTAAACGATGCTTATGCCATCTGCCTTCGCAATATGACGTCTGCTATGATTACGCCGTGTAATCACTACTTCCACGAATCATGTTTACAAAAATGGTCATACTTAAAAGAAACCTGTCCAATGTGCAATGCAATAATTAATACTAATTGTTTAGTTAAAAAGGTTGTTTAG